CCCTCGACATAGTCAAACTCGGCCTTGAAGCATGGCCTGAGCCTCCACGTGCGATACGCGTCCGTCAGCGGCCTGACGCCGAGTGCCGAGTCGTAGAACCACTCGTATATCGTCCCGAGCATGTCGTGGCACTTGGAGCGGCAGTTGTCCTGCCAGAACTCCAGCAGGCTCGTCTCCCCACGCCGCAGGAACCGCATGTACGAGGGGTGCTCCTCTTGTCGAATCATGTTGAGCACAATGTCGGGCCGGTCCACGTCCTGCTCTGCCAGCGTGTTCCAGAGGTACTTAAGGCCGATTTCACCGGCGCGCATGACATGCCCCGAGTCTTCGGCAGCGGCAACAAAGGCTTGGATGACGTCGGCGCGGTGCTGCGGTGGGACGAGACCGTGCTGGAGGGCTACAGCCTGGGCTACCATGGTACGGTCCTGTGTGTTGGGATTGTCCCGAGAGGTATAGAAGGCGTAGGGAAACGTCTTCTTGTCAGTGACGAGGAGCTGTTGGTTGTAGACAGCGTATATTCGTTCAGCCCAGGAGGTGAATCTTGCCTCGTCACTAGCGAAGCCCAGTTCcttggccatcatggccacgTTTTGCAGGCACTTGTAGTAGATGGCCGTTTCGATATTTGCTTGGTGGTTCCCAAACGCAATGGCGTAGCCCCAGTCCCCGAGGCCGTGTTCGATGAGCCCGCCGAGCCGTTCTTTGCCTAGCATGTATTCCATGTACTGTACGCATGGTCGATAGATCTTTGCAAAGACACTTGTGCTACCGTAGTAATGTTTGACAAGCTCTGGGAGCAAGCAGACGGCGCCTCCCCAGGTGATGGTGTCATGCATCGGACCACACCTTTCAACCCGTGTCAGTGGTTACCAGAGCGAGAACAGAAGAAAGGACATACATGTATCTGACCAAGGGCGCCATAGTGGGTACAAGACCGGAAGGGTCTTGGGCGTCAATAATGTCATCCAGGATCTTGGAGTACACAGCTTCCATATCTCGCACGTACTGTGTGGCcgggaagagaagagatgtCACCTCCAGCCATCCAAACTTTTCGATCTGCGGACAGTCGGTGTGGTAGCTAAAGATGTTGGAGCTAAATGTCCAGTAGCAGGCGTTTATCAAGGCGTTGACATCTTCTTTGTCCGTCTTGACGAAGCCAAGCTTCGGGGCGCCAGATGAGACGTGGCGAGCAGTCAGAGAGTGAATGATGGGAAGACCGTCCTTGCCGTCAAGTGAGGCTCCTTCGATCTGGATGTATCGGGCGCTCGTGAAGCTAAAGTCAGGCGTCCAAACTTCTTGCTCCTCTTGGCCTGAGAGTGTGATCTTTGAGTAGACACCCGTCTCGAACTCCTTGAACAAGGGATCCGGCATGAGTACCAGGCCGTCTTCTCCGATCGTCTCCGAGTACCTGACGCGATACTCTGCCCCGGCGATGCCGCTGGCTATGACTCGTACCATGATTGACGCATTCTGGCCGAGATCGTACATGATGACCCCTGGCTTGACCACGACTTGGCAGACAGGTGTAAAAGTGTTGTGCAAGATGACGGGATGTTGGCTCTGGTAGTGCAACTTGCCTCTTGGCCCCGTGAGCGGCTTAGCAAGCTGCCAGTCTACATCATCAAAACCTGGTGCATCCCAGCCAACTGGATACGCCCGCCTGTCATGATCTTCAGAAGCGTAGACATTCGCAAGCGTCGTGGCGCTCTTGCGGACCTTCCAGCTCGGATCGGAGATGATACACTCATGCGTACCATCCGCATAGTGCGCATGGATCTCGGCAAAGAAGCACAGTTCGTTTCCGTAACGCACGTACGTATTATCCTCATACATAGGCCAGAAGAAGCGATCTCCTTGGTCCCCGGCGTAGAAGCCATTGCCCACATGGGCTCCGATGGCATTCTCCCCTTGGGAGATGTGCTGTGTCACGTCGTACCCGACAAACTGGACTGTCCTGTGATAGTTGGTCCAGCCGGGGTCTAGTACATGCGACGAGGCCGACCTGCCATTGATGGCAAGATTGAAATGGCCCAGGCCCGAGGCAAGAACGATAACGCGTGAAGGCTTGCACCGGAACGTGAAGGATTTCCGGAGATAGAGAGGCTTGTCACTTCCGTTGCCGATCCATACGGCCTTCCAGCGGTTTACCTCATCCTCGAACCAAGTGCGGAATATGAGGCTAGAGTGCGGCATCTGTCTGGGTCAGCAATCTCAAGGCAGGGAGGGACATGGAGGTGTCTGGTATTCACATAGGTTTGGTTCATGCTGTAAGGCGGCAGCAGTCTCGATGACCGAGGGTACGACGTGTAGAACTCGTTGATGGAGCTGATGGCTTCATTCCCATGCTGGTCCCAGACGGTCACGGTCCAGTAGTAGGGCGTCGTCGACTTGAAGCCGTCTCGAGGGTTACAGAGGATGTTGCGTTGCTCATTGCTCTCTACGCGGCCAGAGTTGAAGCAAAGGCCGTGCTCGTCGACGACTTTGCTTTCCGACACGACGATGCGGTATGCCACCTGTTTGCCATGCTCGTCGGCGACGTcgagcttccagaagacTCGGAACTCGTCAACGTCGATGCCGATGGTTTCGCCAAAGCCGTGGATGCCACAGCCGATGACCTGCATGGTGAATGTTGTTGCGTGTAGAAAGTGTGGACGATCGATTCAGACTTCGGGGGTCGGCCTTTTGACGCGAAGCCGAGTTGCCCCTGGCTTGTCTTCGGGTCAAACTGGCCCGTTTGATGGGTGACCGCTTGATACACTCGCGAGCCATTTCCTGCTGTCTGACCTGACTTCCGAACAGAAGGACCCGCGATGCGGATCACTAGCTCTAGATGTCGGTGACGGCGTCGATGGAGAGCGCCGGAAAACTCGACAAAGCCGGGCATGTGTCTCCATCAgccaggtggtggtggtggtggtggtggggtGTAGCTAACAAGCTGGACCTGGACCTGCTCCACGCCGCTTGCTCGCATGGACCCCTACCCTACCAGTTCTGTGCTGGGGAAGCATGGGGAACGAACCATGTTTACCAAAGACGGTGACATGTTGGCAAATCTTGCAAATGAAGGTGGCCATCACTCGGTCTAGATGCCCCCGAGATCACCAGACAATCGAAAGCCCCAGTCTAATCCCCGGGCAGAGAGTCCCTGGCGCTGAATCGAGAGTTACCCCATCAGCGTGTGGCTCGCCAACTCCTCCGCATTGCACCGACAAAGCGAATCCGGGGTAGCGTAGCGCTATATAAACCTCCAGCATCCCCAGACTTTGGCTCCATATCCCTCCTTCAACCCTATCTCACTCTTCAACGACAGTAGCCATGCCCAGCGGTGATGCCATCACCATtgcctcggcggccttccTGGCCGTCGGAGGTTTCCTCTTCGGCTACGACTCGGGCATCATCAGCTCCACCATTGCTCTTCCACACTTCAAGCAATACTTTGATTCTCCTAGCGATGACACTGCTGGAGGCATTGTCAGTTCTTTTCAGGGCGGCGCCGTCCTCGGAACTATGATCAACATGGTCGGGATCCCCATTCCATCCAAGTCTATGGCCAAGTGAGACTGACTTGTTACTTGCTTTCCCCTAGGCTGTCGCGGATATTCTTGGTCGCAAGATGACCATCTTCTCCGGGTCTGTGGTCTCGCTCCTCGGTTCGGCTCTGCAGGCCGGATCCACGTCGATGGCCATGCTCATTGCTGGCCGGTTCATCGGTGGTGTGGCCGTGGGCATGCTAACCAGTACGATCCCGATGTACGCCTCTGAGATCTCTACACCCAAGTGGAGAGGTGCTCTGTCTGGCCTTCTCCAGTGGTTCCTCAGCTGGGGCTTCCTAGTGGCACAGTGGCTAGGTTATGGATGCTCATTTTCCAAGACAGACTTTTCTTGTTCGTCACGGCAACCCGGTGGATGTTTCCATCACGTCTCGCTAACGATTCGCAGGGCGATTCCCCCTCGCCTTCCAGTGCGTCCCTGCCCTGATCCTCGTGACCGGCATCTGGTTCCTGAACGAGTCGCCTCGATGGCTCATGGAGAAGGATAAACATGAAGAAGCACGAATCGTCCTCAATAAGCTACGAAAAGGCGAGAATGCTTCCCAGATCGACCTCGAGTTTATAGAGATCCGAGACGTCATCGCCGCCGACCGGGAGATTGGCAAGGTGTCTGCCATGTCCATCCTCACAAAGCCCTCGTGGAGGAAGCGACTCTTGCTCGGATGTGGAATCCAGGCTTTTGGGCCCCTCTCTGGCATCAACGTTATCAACTAGTGGGTCATGTCGTCTTTGGTTGTTTCAAATAGTTGCTAAGCCTTGACTAGCTATGGACCTCGTATCTACGAGCTCTTGGGCATCGGCACACAGACCTCCTTGATGATCATCGGTATTAGCGGTGCTCTCTCCATTGTCTACTGCACCATCGGTCTCTGGATGCTTGACAGAGTCGGCCGCGTCAAGCCACTCATGGTCTCAGCTGCCTTCCTCGGtgcctctcttctcgtcaACGCCGTTCAAGCACAGTACATCAACCCAGACAATGCCAACCAACTACGCTCCATGGTAGCTATGAACTTTGTATTCAGCCTGTTTTATACTCCTCTGGGTATCATCTCCTGGGTCTACCCGGCCGAGATCTTTCCCGTCGAGGTACGCGCCCTAGGTAACGCCATCACCACGTTTACGAATTGGCTTGTCAACCTTGTCTTTGCGCAATTTTCCCCAAGCGCACTCTCCCATATCGGATTTCGCTACTTTtacgtcttcttcgtctttaACCTCATCGCCTTCCTCTGCTTTTGGCTCTTTTACCCTGAAACCAAAGGCCGCACTTTGGAGCAGATGGATGTCCTTTTCGGCGATCAGCTCGTCCCTCACGCACTGGATGACCCGGTTGGTGCTATGGCTATGCAGAAAGAAGCCTCAGTGTCGGCACATGTTGAAGAAAGGCAGGTTTAACTGGGCCTACTCAAGTATTCAGCTCAGAAGATTTCTACCCCCTTCTGGAAGCTCGAAATGAGGCGCGTTCCCATGCACAAGGCCAGGGGGCGGGGGCCTCAGAGCAACTCTACAGAAATACTACAGCCGTAGCACACCTGAAGCTTATGCGTTTCCATGCACAGGCGTTTAGCTGCAAGCCAAAACACGACGCGTTTTCCCTTCTAATTGCCCGTGCCATGCCTATAGAGTGAAATTGATTAAGCCATTGACAAAGAGGACGGACAGCACGCGATCGTCACTCTCAGCATCACAACAGGTCTACATAGCTCTGCCTATACTGTCTATCGCACCACCCAGGTGCATTTGTAATCAAGGTCAATCTTGGCATCACCTCGAGATGGATTTGTCATCGCGACAGCCTTTAATGAACCATGACCCAGAGTTTAGAAGTTGCATTTCCATTCACAATCTGTTTGCGTTTAAGATCAATCTTTGCTCTCAGTCTGCGACTATGGGCGCCAAAACGGTTCTGGTTACTGGTGCGAACGGCTACATCGGAAAAGCCGTAGCCTGCGCCTTTGTGCGTGCTGGATGGGTGACATATGGGCTCATCCGTTCCGTGCAGTCAAGCACATCACTAACAGCGGAGGAAATCATACCAATCATTGGCAGTATTGACGATGTCGTCTCCCACAAAGCCATCGGAGCGCTTCTTCCATCGACTTTGGATGTAATCGTTTCTACCACGGAGAACACTTTGGACTACGTGCCGCACTTCCAAAACATAGTTAGTCTCCTTCAGACTCTGTCAATATCCAGCACGGCGAATGGTGTACGGCCATTGGTGATCTTTACCGCAGGAAGTAAAGATTATGGCGTTGGACCTCATCTCTCTGATGACCCCGGCGTGGCACCACATGACGAATTGTCGGACCTTCGTCCACCTCcatttgctgctgctcgagtGCAACATGCACCAAGAATCTTTGAGAGCACCAACGCTTTTGCGGCTGTTCTTGTCCGACCGACCAATGTCTATGGCCGAGCGTCAAGCTATTACAGTGTCTGCTTTCGAGCTGGCTCTAGGGCAGCGTCGGCCGAGAACCCACGAGACCGGATTCTTATCGCGCCAACACAGCCCAGTTGGATATGCCATTCGCTGCATATCGACGACTGCGCCGAGGCATATGTTGCCATCGCTTCTGCACCCCGACAAACCGTCGAGGGTGAGGTATTCAATATCTCATCCGAGCGTTATGAAACGGCCGAACAAATTATCAACGCAATAATCAAAGAGTACGGCATTGCAGGCGGAGTCAAGTATGTAAATCTCAAAGATGTTGCAACCGATGAGGATGCTTCACTGGCAATGGCGATTGGCTTTCCACAGTGGACAAGTTCGAAAAAGTTAAGGATGGCCACTGGGTGGACCGACCATCGTTTGTCGTTCTCGAGCGCATTTCATCTCTACCGACTATCTTATGAAGCGGCTGCGCAGCTGAGAGACGAGAATGTGGGCAAGATTGGGAAGGCTATTAACTCACTAATGTCTACCGTTGAAAGTGTATGATATTAAAATACATCCTGGACCATCATGGAGATGGCAAATCGAAGCAGTATTAGTCCAGCTGTCAAGGAATCCAGGGCGAGTTCGATGTACAGAAAAGACCAAGTGTCATCTAATTCGATTTGAGGCTGTCCTCCCGCAGACCTGACTTTAGGCCCTTCTTCAATGGCCTCAATGAGCTTTATAATAGGCACCCTGTTGTGTTTCAGAGCGCCGGTAGCGGCATGCATTCAGtagaagagaggaagagggacaGTCGGGCCCATGTTCGGGACGTTCCCTTGATCAGAGCCCAGGGCACCGTTGCCGGCCATGAGTAATTCGTCCAGTGTGGGAAAAgccagatgatgaagaggagtCTGTGTGTAGGCGCCATGGCCGACGATACGCTTCAGAGGGCAGAAACGCAGTTGCCCAACTGGTGCCTCTCTGGGCGTTGTGCGGTGGTTGAGTCTGGTACGCGACAACCTCAGTTGACCGAGCAGCCAAGACTGGCTGGGCGCGCGTCTCGGTGGCACGGCGAGAAAGAAAACGTACTTGTCTAGGAGAGTCGTCTGGGGAGCACGACGCAGCGGCTGCCAGTCTGCTTGGCCAACAGGAGGCTCGGGCGTGAGACTTGCCCCCTGAACTGGAACAAGATCGCGACCGAGGGGCTTTCCAGGCGCGTCTGGACGGCTCGCCTCCCCACTCGCCTCCAGGTTGAGGCCCTGGCTTGCTCAATATTGGTAGTGCATCGGACGCGCTTGGAGCTTACTGGGGTTCAGAGAGACCAAGGGGTTATGTGATTGGCTGAGGACGCGACACGATCGGCATGTGTTTCAAGGAGCGCGTCTAGTCGCGTCCCGCTCCCACCTAACGTGTTTTTATGCCTCTGGAACTTGCCAACCTCTACGCGACGGTAAGCTCAGTGCCTTG
This is a stretch of genomic DNA from Fusarium keratoplasticum isolate Fu6.1 chromosome 15, whole genome shotgun sequence. It encodes these proteins:
- a CDS encoding Alpha-L-rhamnosidase produces the protein MQVIGCGIHGFGETIGIDVDEFRVFWKLDVADEHGKQVAYRIVVSESKVVDEHGLCFNSGRVESNEQRNILCNPRDGFKSTTPYYWTVTVWDQHGNEAISSINEFYTSYPRSSRLLPPYSMNQTYMPHSSLIFRTWFEDEVNRWKAVWIGNGSDKPLYLRKSFTFRCKPSRVIVLASGLGHFNLAINGRSASSHVLDPGWTNYHRTVQFVGYDVTQHISQGENAIGAHVGNGFYAGDQGDRFFWPMYEDNTYVRYGNELCFFAEIHAHYADGTHECIISDPSWKVRKSATTLANVYASEDHDRRAYPVGWDAPGFDDVDWQLAKPLTGPRGKLHYQSQHPVILHNTFTPVCQVVVKPGVIMYDLGQNASIMVRVIASGIAGAEYRVRYSETIGEDGLVLMPDPLFKEFETGVYSKITLSGQEEQEVWTPDFSFTSARYIQIEGASLDGKDGLPIIHSLTARHVSSGAPKLGFVKTDKEDVNALINACYWTFSSNIFSYHTDCPQIEKFGWLEVTSLLFPATQYVRDMEAVYSKILDDIIDAQDPSGLVPTMAPLVRYMCGPMHDTITWGGAVCLLPELVKHYYGSTSVFAKIYRPCVQYMEYMLGKERLGGLIEHGLGDWGYAIAFGNHQANIETAIYYKCLQNVAMMAKELGFASDEARFTSWAERIYAVYNQQLLVTDKKTFPYAFYTSRDNPNTQDRTMVAQAVALQHGLVPPQHRADVIQAFVAAAEDSGHVMRAGEIGLKYLWNTLAEQDVDRPDIVLNMIRQEEHPSYMRFLRRGETSLLEFWQDNCRSKCHDMLGTIYEWFYDSALGVRPLTDAYRTWRLRPCFKAEFDYVEGEIESPYGLISVRFDRRGKLDKAKADVDVSVPAGTLCELVLPCENSTAEIQRLPVNETRSFKGKTLTLLQGHYRLDITA
- a CDS encoding MFS domain-containing protein, whose amino-acid sequence is MPSGDAITIASAAFLAVGGFLFGYDSGIISSTIALPHFKQYFDSPSDDTAGGIVSSFQGGAVLGTMINMAVADILGRKMTIFSGSVVSLLGSALQAGSTSMAMLIAGRFIGGVAVGMLTSTIPMYASEISTPKWRGALSGLLQWFLSWGFLVAQWLGYGCSFSKTDFSWRFPLAFQCVPALILVTGIWFLNESPRWLMEKDKHEEARIVLNKLRKGENASQIDLEFIEIRDVIAADREIGKVSAMSILTKPSWRKRLLLGCGIQAFGPLSGINVINYYGPRIYELLGIGTQTSLMIIGISGALSIVYCTIGLWMLDRVGRVKPLMVSAAFLGASLLVNAVQAQYINPDNANQLRSMVAMNFVFSLFYTPLGIISWVYPAEIFPVEVRALGNAITTFTNWLVNLVFAQFSPSALSHIGFRYFYVFFVFNLIAFLCFWLFYPETKGRTLEQMDVLFGDQLVPHALDDPVGAMAMQKEASVSAHVEERQV
- a CDS encoding Epimerase domain-containing protein, whose translation is MGAKTVLVTGANGYIGKAVACAFVRAGWVTYGLIRSVQSSTSLTAEEIIPIIGSIDDVVSHKAIGALLPSTLDVIVSTTENTLDYVPHFQNIVSLLQTLSISSTANGVRPLVIFTAGSKDYGVGPHLSDDPGVAPHDELSDLRPPPFAAARVQHAPRIFESTNAFAAVLVRPTNVYGRASSYYSVCFRAGSRAASAENPRDRILIAPTQPSWICHSLHIDDCAEAYVAIASAPRQTVEGEVFNISSERYETAEQIINAIIKEYGIAGGVKYVNLKDVATDEDASLAMAIGFPQWTSSKKLRMATGWTDHRLSFSSAFHLYRLSYEAAAQLRDENVGKIGKAINSLMSTVESV